The Klebsiella africana sequence GATGCTGGCCTGGCTGCTTCACGTCAGGGTCTGCGCCACCAACGGCCTTATCGATTTTGTCGTCTATAACCTCCCGGCGGGAGTCAGCGCGACACGCTGGCCGGTGTTTGTCGTCCTCGGTCTTCTGGAAACCGCGACCATGTACCTGGTCGGCACCTTCTGTATTACCCGTCTGCGGCTGCTCACCCCGGGGCGCGAAACCGCAGCCGACGATGAACATTCGCAACAGGCTAATCGCGAGCATCCGGATAAAGGCGCGCTGGTGATTGCCGGGCTGGGAGGGAAAGAGAATGTCTGTGCGGTGGAAAACTGCTTTACCCGTCTGCGGGTTGATGTGCGGGACCCCGCCCTTATCCAGCAGACGCTGTTGAAAGAGAGCGGCGGGAGCAACGTGCTGATCAAAGGAAACCATGTTCAGGTGATCTATGGCCTGGGGGTTAACAAAATTCGAACGGCGGTCAACGCCAGTCTGGGTGTTACTGAATAACGAGGTGGTAAATGAAAGATAATTTTGTGGTCACTATTGCCGGCGGCGGCAGTACTTATACCCCTGGGATTGTGATGATGTTACTGGAAAATATGTCGCGCTTTCCCCTGCGGGAGATCCGTCTGTACGACAACCATCACCAGCGTCAGAAGACTATCGGCGACGCCTGCGCCATCCTGGTGGCTGAACGCTTCCCGCAGGTAAAGTTCAGCTATACCACCGATCCGCAGGCGGCCTTTACCGACGTCGATTTCGTGATGGCGCATATTCGCGTTGGCCTGTATGAGATGCGGGAAAAAGATGAAAAGATCCCGCTGAAATATGGCGTGCCGGGCCAGGAGACCTGTGGTCCGGGGGGCATCGCCTACGGTATGCGCTCCATTGCCGGGGTGCTGGAGCTGGTCGATTATATGCAGCAGTACGCGCCAGGGGCCTGGATGCTCAACTACTCCAACCCGGCGGCTATCGTCGCGGAAGCGACGCGTCGTCTGCGGCCCGATGCGCGCATCATCAACATCTGCGATATGCCGGTGGCTATCGAGGGGCTGTTTGCCGACATTCTCGGCCTGCCGTCGCGCAAGGCGTTGAACGTTCGTTACTATGGCCTCAACCACTTCGGCTGGTGGACCAGCATCACCGATAAAGCTGGTAACGATTTGATGCCGGCGCTGAAGCATCACGTGGCGGAGCAGGGATACAGCAGCCCAAAAGAAGACTTTCAGCATAAGGCGCCGAGCTGGATCGAGACCTTTAAAAAGGTGAAGGATGTGTTTGCCCTCGATCCGTCGACGCTGCCTAACACCTATCTGAAATACTATCTCTACCCGGACTATGAGGTGGCGCACGCCGATCCAGACTTTACCCGGGCCAACGAGGTGATGGCCGGGCGTGAAAAAGAGGTGTTTGATATGGCCCGGGAGATCACCCGTCGCGGCACCGCTGAAGGCGCGCATTTCCATGCCGGGGCCCATGCCACTTTTATTGTCGACCTCGCCTGCGCCATCGCCTTTAACACCCAGGAGCGGATGCTGCTGATCGTCGAGAACAACGGAGCCATCGCCAACTTTGATGAAACGGCGATGGTGGAAGTTCCCTGTCTGGTGGGCGTCAACGGTCCGGAACCGCTGGCGATGGGGAAAATCCCGTCGTTCCAGAAAGGATTGATGGAGCAGCAGGTGGCGGTCGAGAAGCTGGTGGTTGACGCCTGGATTGAGGGCAGTTACCAGAAACTGTGGCAGGCTATCGCCCTGTCAAAAACGGTGCCCAGCGCCGCGGTGGCGAA is a genomic window containing:
- a CDS encoding 6-phospho-alpha-glucosidase → MKDNFVVTIAGGGSTYTPGIVMMLLENMSRFPLREIRLYDNHHQRQKTIGDACAILVAERFPQVKFSYTTDPQAAFTDVDFVMAHIRVGLYEMREKDEKIPLKYGVPGQETCGPGGIAYGMRSIAGVLELVDYMQQYAPGAWMLNYSNPAAIVAEATRRLRPDARIINICDMPVAIEGLFADILGLPSRKALNVRYYGLNHFGWWTSITDKAGNDLMPALKHHVAEQGYSSPKEDFQHKAPSWIETFKKVKDVFALDPSTLPNTYLKYYLYPDYEVAHADPDFTRANEVMAGREKEVFDMAREITRRGTAEGAHFHAGAHATFIVDLACAIAFNTQERMLLIVENNGAIANFDETAMVEVPCLVGVNGPEPLAMGKIPSFQKGLMEQQVAVEKLVVDAWIEGSYQKLWQAIALSKTVPSAAVAKAILDELIVANAGYWPELH